Part of the Subtercola frigoramans genome, AGAAGATCCACCAGGAAGCGCTGGGGCAGGGCCGCGACCCCCGCGACATCAGCGTTCTCTTCGTGATCAAGCCCGAGATCGTGAGCAGCGACGACGAGGTCGATCGCGTGGTGCGGGCCTCCGAGCATCCAACTGACGACGTGCTCATCGCGGTACTGGCCGCCCAATCGAGTGACCTCGAGACTGACCTCACCGTTCTCGATCTCGACCGGCCGATCGGGCCCGGCGTGTTCGCCCAGCACGTTTCGCAGGGCACGATCAACAACCTCGTGGGCGCCGCGGGAGACATCGAGACCGACACCCTGCGCCAGATTGCTACCCGCAAGGCGCGAAAAGGCCGCCTCGCCGACGGCTCGGGTCTCGTCGGCACGGCGTCCCAGTTCGCCGACTTCGTCGAGGGCCTGGGCGAATCGGCCGACAACGACGGCTTCATCATCAACGGCGACCTGCACCCCGTGACCCTGCACCGGATGCTCGATGAGACGGTGCCCGAACTACGCCGCCGGGGCATCCTGCGTACCTCGTTCGGTGGCGGGGGCCTGCGCGCGAACCTGCGGGACTTCTGATGCCGCCCGGCCGAACTGCGTTCACAGAGAAGACGATGCACGGCGCAATACAGCCGAAACATTCGCACGGCATACTGATAGGGCAACGTAAGCCGTTGCGGGCCCACCGGGCCACAAAATCTCGGTGGTGTGTGAGACACGTTGGTGTTTGCACGCACAGCTCGCCGCTCTTCGCGTCAGCTCCGTTGCATCTCTCCACCGTCGTCTCGAATTCTGTCAACACCAGATAAGTGAGTAAAGATGACGCTCAAAGTTTCGATCATTGTCGGAAACCCCAAACCGAAATCGCGCACCCTCAAGGTTGCCGAGACGCTTGTAGAGAAGCTTCTCGAACCCGGCAGCTACGAGACCACCGTGATCGATCTGGCCGACCACACCGACGAGATCTTCGCCTGGCCGAGTGAGAAGATGGCGGCCCTGAATGCCGGTGTCGCCTCCAGCGATCTCGCGGTGTTCGCGTCGCCCACGTACAAGGCGACGTACACCGGCCTGTTGAAGGCGTTCCTCGACCGATACCCGGCCAACGGTCTCGCGGGGGTGACGGCGATCCCGGTTCTCACCGGGGCCGACCTGACCCACTCGATGGGCCCGACGGTCAACCTCGCTCCCCTGCTCGTCGAACTGGGTGCCATCGTTCCCGGCCGCGGTTTCTACTTCGTCGCCGGCCAGATGGATCACCTCGATCAGATCGTGCAGGGTGCGGCCGACGAGTACGCCTCGAACCTGAGGCGACTGGCCGGCATTGCTTCGAGCCTGCAGCCCATCGATCATCCACGTACCTGACGTTGACCCACATCACTAAGGGAGACACCATGAACCAGAACATCGGTACCGCGATCGGCGACGAGATCGACGCGCGAGCCTTTCGCAACACCCTCGGGCACTATGCCTCGGGTATCACGATCATCGGCGGCCTCGAAGCCGTAGATGCAACGGATGATCGACCGGCCAGCACCGAACCTGTCGGGTTCACCTGCCAGTCGTTCTACAGCGTCTCGACCGAGCCGCCGCTGGTGTCGTTCAGCGTGATGCTGAACTCGACCACGTACCCGCGCATTCGCGCGACGGGCAAGTTCAGCGTGAACGTGCTCTCACACGAACAGCACGAGATCTCGAACCAGTTTGCGCGAAAGGGCACAGACAAGTGGGCCGGCATCGACTGGCTGCCGACCCGCGGGGGCAACCCGGTGATCATCGACACGCTCATGTGGCTCGACTGCGACATCTACGCCGAGTACGAGGCGGGCGACCACTACATCGTGATCGGCAAGGTCAACGAGATGAGCTCGGTCGACTGGCACACCGGCCAGCCGCTGCTGTACTTCAAGGGCCAGTACCGGCACCTGCGCGAGATCGACGTCGCCGCCAGCTGAGCCGCAGCGCGTTCTTCGAGCTGACGCGACACGCCCTTCACGCTGTCCCGGAAAGGCGTGTCGCGTCAGTTCGATGCCGAGCAGGAGGGCGTGTCAAAAGGTGCCCGTCTCGATCTGCCTCTGCACCGGATGATCGGGCCCAGCCCCGCGCAGGTCAGGCGCAGCTCAGCCGAGCTCGCGCTCCGTGATGTCGTCGGAGTGCACCGAGATCCACAGTTCTGCCGCGTGACGGTCGGGAAGTTGCTTCAGCAGCTTGCCGTTGACACTCTCCACCAGGAAGGGACGTTCTCCGTGGCCGTGCTCCTCTCGGATGTTGGCAACGTGCACGTCGCCGATCCAGATCTGTTCCGACTCTTTCGGGGTGTTTGACGTCATGAGGCAACGATACGCAGTCCGGGTGCGGCTTGGGTACTGGCTGTGGCCCCGAGATCGGTCCGGCCGTCGCACCCGCGGGGGTGCACGCACACCTGTCGGTGCGGGCCGCCGCGGCGCGGGCATCCATGACACCCGACCCTGCAGCCCTAGGGCGTGTCTCCCAACTCCGCGCCGGCTGCGCTGCGCGTCCCGGGGCGCCCTGCGGCGTACTCATCGTCGCCCGCACTTCCAGTGCGAACTCCTCTTCGGCCTTGCAGGCCACCTCGAGACGTGCTGCTCGCTTCGACCCGGAGTTGGGAGACACGCCCTAGAATCGCGGCATGGCGAAGCTACCCGACACCGAGCCGCAGGCGCGTTGGAACCGGCTCGCCACCTGGCCGCTGAACGCGGCGGCGATCCTCTTTCTCGTGGCGTTCAGCGTGAAGGTGATCGCGAACGTGCAGGGCACCGCAGAATCGGTGCTGCTGCTGCTGATGGGCGTGGCCTGGCTCGCCTTCACGGTGAACTATGTCGCGAACCTCGTGCTGGCCGGCCCGCACCGAAAGAGGTGGTTCCTCAAGAACTGGTATCAGCTGGTCATCACGGCCATTCCGGCGCTCAACCCGCTGCGGCTGTTGCGGCTCGTGAACATGGCGAACTTCTCGGGCGGCACGAAGGGCTCTGCGCTGCGGGGCCGGGTGGGCCTGTACGTCTCGTCGACGCTCGTGATGATCCTGTACGTCGGGGCCCTGATGGTTCTGGATGCTGAACAGAACGCCCCCGGAGCAACCATCGTGTCGATGGGTGACGCCATCTGGTGGGCGATCGTCACGGTGACAACGGTGGGCTACGGCGATTTTGTGCCGATCACCGTTCGCGGGCGAATCGTCGCGGCGGGCCTCATGCTCACCGGCGTCGGGGTGATCGGCACGATCACGGGTACCCTCGCCTCCTATCTGGCCGAGCGCACCCGCGCCACCGACAAGGAGTCGCACGCGGCGACGGCCCGGCAGGTCTCCGAGCTGAGCGCGCAGATCGCGTCGCTCGAGAAGGCGATCACCGACCGCGAGGCCTGAGGCCTAGGCCTCAGGCCTGAACCCTGGCCGCCTGAGCACCGGCGCCCGGTCCTGGGCCCTGGCCGCGCCCTGGTCCGATCATCCGCCGCCGTGTCCCCCTTAATGCCGCCTATACAGCAGTGCGCCGGTACTGGATGCTGGAGACCACACATCTTCGTGCCATGCCCTCGACCGACCGGCGGTGAACAGTGCTCATGACGTCGCAGCTCGTACATTCACGTACGCTCCGGCCGAGCGCCCAGCTGTTCATCCAATCGAGAACCGTCGCCGCCGCGAGCGCCCTGCCGGTCTTCGCTGCAATGCTGTGGTTTGCGATCCCGCGCGGTACCTGGCCCCGCGTGCTGGTCGCGATCGTCGTCGTCGCGGCGGCCTACCTCACGGCGATCTACCTGCTCTCCCGCGTGCGAATCGTGCTCGATCGTGACGGCATCACCGAGAACGGTTTCTTCGTGCACCAGCGCAGAATCTCGGCCAAGCGCATCGCGAGCGTCGTCATCGTGCGGGTCTACCGCGGCCAGTCCCTCGACACCGCCCAGCAGCTCTTCATCCTCGATGCCACGGGCGAACTGCTGCTCCGGATGCGCGGCCAATACTGGAGCGACGAGAACATCGGTGCGGTGGCGGGGGCCTACGGGGTGCCGGTTCGCCGGGCATCCGAGCCCATCAGCCGCGCCGAGTTGCGCGAGAACTACGCCGACGTGATCTTCTGGTTCGAGAAATGGCCATGGCTGAAGGCGCTCTGCCTTGTCGGGGCCATCGCTGCTCTGTCACTCGTGCTGATTGCGTTCATGTCTGTGGACGGGCTCGTCGCCGTCGCCGGCTGAGCCCTCTCGCCGGTTGAGTAGCCCGCACGGTGGGCCCACGCCGGATGCTTCCGGTGGGGAGTATCGAGACCCCACACCGAGCGACCCACCGAACAAGGCGGGTTTCGATACGGCGCGCTGCGCGGGCCTACTCAACCAGCGAGGGGTCAGACGGCTCTGTCTTCCAGGCCCCACTCCTGGCCGTAGCCGCCCTCGTCGATGGGCATCGCCATGAGTTCGAGGAACGGCAGGGCGTCGAACGCCTCGGGGCCGAGCACGCCGGTGCCCGTCCAGAGGCCGAGCGCCAGGAGTTCGAGCGCGATCACCGGATTCAACGCGGTCTGCCAGACGACGCACTGGGACTCGTACTCCGCCATCGTCCACTCGTTGTCGGCCACGTGGTACAGGTACACGTCGCGCGGGTAGCCGTCGACGCCGGTGCCCGTGACCCAGAGCCCGGCGCAGGTCTTGCCGGTCATCCGTGGGCCCAGGGTCGCCGGGTCAGGCAGGCCGGCCGCGACGACATCTCGCGGGGCGACCTCGACGGGGCCGTTCGCCGAACGCACGCGCACGGGGGCCGTCTTGTCGAGACCGAGTTGGTGCAGCGTCTTCAGAATGCCGATGAACTCGTTACCGAGGCCGTATTTGAAGGTGACGCGCTTGGCGTCGACCCAGCGGGGCATGAGCAGCACTTCTTCGTGTTCGACGTTGACACACTCGACGGGACCAATGCCATCTGGAAAGTCGAAGATCTCGGGCTCGCTGAACGGCGGGGTGGTGAACCAGCCGCGATCCTTCTCCCAGATGACGGGAGGGTTCAGGCACTCTTCGATCGTCGTCCAGATGCTGAAGCTCGGGGCGAAGATCTCGTTGCCGTCGTCATCGCGAACGACGAGGTTCGCGCCGTCGCGGGTGCCGAGCTCGTCGATCTCGCTGAACAGGTGGTCGGCGGCGTAGCGTGCGAAGACATCGGAGAGGCCGGGCTCGACGCCCATGCCGACGAGCGCGAGGATGCCCGCCTTCTCCCAGTCGGCGGCCTGGGCGAACTGGTCGTCGCCGAGCTTGATGCCGGTTTCGCTGTGCGGATCGGTGGGGTGCGGCTCAGAGAGGCTCATCGCCATGTCGAGGTAGTTGGCCCCTGCGGCGAGCGCACCGGCGAAGATGGTGGGCACGAACTTCGGCTCGACGGCGTTCATCACATGGGTCACCCCGTGCCGGCGGGCGACCTCGGCGACGCTGTCGGCGTTGGAGGCATCGATGCGGTCGGCGAGGAACTTCCCGCCGATCTCTGCGCCGTGACGTGCAGTGATCCACGCGACAGTGCGCTCGGCCCGCGCGAGGTCGTAGTCGGTGACGACGACGGTGTCGTAGAACGCGCGCCTGGCGGCGATCTTGGCGATCGAATCGCCGACTCCGCCGGCGCCCACAAGAAGAATCTTCATGCGCAGAGACTACAGCTCGCGCTGGAGCAGCGTACAACGCCGGTTGAGTAGGCGGCCCCGCCGTATCGAAACCTTCACTGCGTAAACCAGGTTGCGACACGGCCCGCCCAGCGGGCCTACTCAACCAGCGGGCTGGCAGCAGCCGGATCCCCGAGCAACCCCGCGAACACGATCTCTGCCGCGCCGACGGTGAGCAGCCGCGAGCGCAACTGCGCCCGCTCGATGCGCACGTCTTCACCCAGCGTGCCGACGGCGTTGGCCGCGACCGCCGCACGTAACCGCTCCGGGTTCGCCTCATACAGCGCCCCGAGCGATCCGCCCAGAATGAAGACCTGCGGGTTGAAGACGCTGATGAAGTTCCCGATGGCCAGCGCGAGCACGTCGAGCTGGCGATCGACCTCGGCCCGGGCATCCGGTGCGAGAGCCCCAGCCAGCACCGCGTCGAGCTCATCGGGACCGAGACCCTCACGCCCGAGAACGGCCAGCAGCCGGCCGAGGTTCACCTCAGTCTCGAGGCAGCCGATCTTTCCGCAGTGGCACCGGATGCCCGCACTGTTCACCAGCGTGTGACCCAGTTCGGCGGCGTACCCCTGCGCACCGCGCAACATCGACCCGCCGACCAGCACTCCACCGCCGATGCCGCTGGCACTGCCGTTGAGGTAGACGAGATCCTGAACACCCCGGCCGGCGCCGAACAGGCTCTCGGCGAGTGTCGCGAGGCCGGCGTCGTTCGCGATGCGCACGGGATAGCCGAGCGCGGCGGAGAACGGCTCGGCAACCTGAACGTCTTGCCAACCGAGGTGCGGCGCGAGCCTGACGGTGCCGTCACGCCCGTTCACGAGGCCGGGGATCG contains:
- a CDS encoding saccharopine dehydrogenase family protein; this translates as MKILLVGAGGVGDSIAKIAARRAFYDTVVVTDYDLARAERTVAWITARHGAEIGGKFLADRIDASNADSVAEVARRHGVTHVMNAVEPKFVPTIFAGALAAGANYLDMAMSLSEPHPTDPHSETGIKLGDDQFAQAADWEKAGILALVGMGVEPGLSDVFARYAADHLFSEIDELGTRDGANLVVRDDDGNEIFAPSFSIWTTIEECLNPPVIWEKDRGWFTTPPFSEPEIFDFPDGIGPVECVNVEHEEVLLMPRWVDAKRVTFKYGLGNEFIGILKTLHQLGLDKTAPVRVRSANGPVEVAPRDVVAAGLPDPATLGPRMTGKTCAGLWVTGTGVDGYPRDVYLYHVADNEWTMAEYESQCVVWQTALNPVIALELLALGLWTGTGVLGPEAFDALPFLELMAMPIDEGGYGQEWGLEDRAV
- a CDS encoding potassium channel family protein gives rise to the protein MAKLPDTEPQARWNRLATWPLNAAAILFLVAFSVKVIANVQGTAESVLLLLMGVAWLAFTVNYVANLVLAGPHRKRWFLKNWYQLVITAIPALNPLRLLRLVNMANFSGGTKGSALRGRVGLYVSSTLVMILYVGALMVLDAEQNAPGATIVSMGDAIWWAIVTVTTVGYGDFVPITVRGRIVAAGLMLTGVGVIGTITGTLASYLAERTRATDKESHAATARQVSELSAQIASLEKAITDREA
- a CDS encoding NADPH-dependent FMN reductase; its protein translation is MTLKVSIIVGNPKPKSRTLKVAETLVEKLLEPGSYETTVIDLADHTDEIFAWPSEKMAALNAGVASSDLAVFASPTYKATYTGLLKAFLDRYPANGLAGVTAIPVLTGADLTHSMGPTVNLAPLLVELGAIVPGRGFYFVAGQMDHLDQIVQGAADEYASNLRRLAGIASSLQPIDHPRT
- a CDS encoding flavin reductase family protein, producing MNQNIGTAIGDEIDARAFRNTLGHYASGITIIGGLEAVDATDDRPASTEPVGFTCQSFYSVSTEPPLVSFSVMLNSTTYPRIRATGKFSVNVLSHEQHEISNQFARKGTDKWAGIDWLPTRGGNPVIIDTLMWLDCDIYAEYEAGDHYIVIGKVNEMSSVDWHTGQPLLYFKGQYRHLREIDVAAS
- a CDS encoding ROK family protein — protein: MTLSGSLRPISAGVGNSNDQTRRHNLSTILTMLHHGGAQTRAQLTRLSGLNRSTIAALVAELAELGLAYETEPSDSGLVGRPSPIVHANEKIAAITINPDVDAITIGLVGLGGELHKRIRFETASVPSVRETINVVTAVIAGMRAELDTQYRVVGVGMAIPGLVNGRDGTVRLAPHLGWQDVQVAEPFSAALGYPVRIANDAGLATLAESLFGAGRGVQDLVYLNGSASGIGGGVLVGGSMLRGAQGYAAELGHTLVNSAGIRCHCGKIGCLETEVNLGRLLAVLGREGLGPDELDAVLAGALAPDARAEVDRQLDVLALAIGNFISVFNPQVFILGGSLGALYEANPERLRAAVAANAVGTLGEDVRIERAQLRSRLLTVGAAEIVFAGLLGDPAAASPLVE